From a region of the Hemibagrus wyckioides isolate EC202008001 linkage group LG14, SWU_Hwy_1.0, whole genome shotgun sequence genome:
- the tpm1 gene encoding tropomyosin alpha-1 chain isoform X7 produces the protein MDAIKKKMQMLKLDKENALDRAEQAESDKKAAEDRSKQLDDDLREMEKKLRIAEDERDKVFEELQTAEEKLLTAEEVATKLEDDLVALQKKLKGTEDELDKYSEALKDAQEKLELAEKKAADAEGDVASLNRRIQLVEEELDRAQERLATALQKLEEAEKAADESERGMKVIENRALKDEEKMEIQEIQLKEAKHIAEEADRKYEEVARKLVIVEGELERTEERAELSEGKCAELEEELKTVTNTLKSLEAQAEKYSQKEDKYEEEIKVLTDKLKEAETRAEFAERSVAKLEKTIDDLEEKLSHAKEENLDMNQMLEQTLMELNNM, from the exons ATGGATGCCATTAAGAAGAAGATGCAGATGCTCAAGCTCGACAAGGAGAACGCCTTGGACAGAGCTGAGCAGGCTGAATCCGATAAGAAAGCAGCAGAGGACAGGAGCAAGCAG CTGGACGATGATTTaagagaaatggaaaagaaattgCGCATAGCTGAGGACGAGCGCGACAAAGTGTTTGAGGAGCTCCAAACTGCCGAGGAAAAGCTGCTGACCGCTGAGGAGGTCGCCACAAAG CTCGAGGATGATTTGGTAGCTCTGCAGAAGAAACTGAAGGGCACTGAGGATGAGTTGGACAAGTATTCCGAGGCTCTTAAAGATGCCCAGGAGAAACTGGAGCTGGCTGAGAAGAAGGCCGCAGAT GCTGAGGGTGATGTAGCCTCTCTTAACAGACGTATCCAGCTGGTTGAGGAGGAGTTGGATCGTGCTCAGGAGCGTCTTGCCACTGCCCTGCAGAAGCTGGAGGAGGCTGAGAAGGCTGCAGATGAGAGCGAGAG AGGCATGAAGGTCATTGAGAACAGGGCCCTGAAGGATGAGGAGAAGATGGAAATCCAGGAAATCCAGCTTAAAGAGGCCAAGCACATTGCTGAGGAAGCTGACCGCAAATACGAGGAG gtggcCCGTAAGCTGGTGATTGTTGAGGGTGAGCTGGAGCGTACAGAGGAGCGTGCTGAGCTGTCTGAGGG CAAATGTGCTGAGCTTGAGGAAGAGTTGAAAACTGTGACCAACACCCTGAAGTCTCTGGAGGCCCAGGCTGAGAAG TACTCACAGAAGGAAGACAAATATGAAGAGGAGATCAAGGTCCTCACCGACAAGCTGAAGGAg GCTGAGACTCGTGCTGAGTTTGCCGAGAGATCAGTAGCCAAGCTTGAGAAGACCATTGATGACCTGGAAg
- the tpm1 gene encoding tropomyosin alpha-1 chain isoform X3, whose product MDAIKKKMQMLKLDKENALDRAEQAESDKKAAEDRSKQLDDDLREMEKKLRIAEDERDKVFEELQTAEEKLLTAEEVATKAEGDVASLNRRIQLVEEELDRAQERLATALQKLEEAEKAADESERGMKVIENRALKDEEKMEIQEIQLKEAKHIAEEADRKYEEVARKLVIVEGELERTEERAELSEGKCAELEEELKTVTNTLKSLEAQAEKYSQKEDKYEEEIKVLTDKLKEAETRAEFAERSVAKLEKTIDDLEDELYSQKLKYKAISEELDHALNDMTSI is encoded by the exons ATGGATGCCATTAAGAAGAAGATGCAGATGCTCAAGCTCGACAAGGAGAACGCCTTGGACAGAGCTGAGCAGGCTGAATCCGATAAGAAAGCAGCAGAGGACAGGAGCAAGCAG CTGGACGATGATTTaagagaaatggaaaagaaattgCGCATAGCTGAGGACGAGCGCGACAAAGTGTTTGAGGAGCTCCAAACTGCCGAGGAAAAGCTGCTGACCGCTGAGGAGGTCGCCACAAAG GCTGAGGGTGATGTAGCCTCTCTTAACAGACGTATCCAGCTGGTTGAGGAGGAGTTGGATCGTGCTCAGGAGCGTCTTGCCACTGCCCTGCAGAAGCTGGAGGAGGCTGAGAAGGCTGCAGATGAGAGCGAGAG AGGCATGAAGGTCATTGAGAACAGGGCCCTGAAGGATGAGGAGAAGATGGAAATCCAGGAAATCCAGCTTAAAGAGGCCAAGCACATTGCTGAGGAAGCTGACCGCAAATACGAGGAG gtggcCCGTAAGCTGGTGATTGTTGAGGGTGAGCTGGAGCGTACAGAGGAGCGTGCTGAGCTGTCTGAGGG CAAATGTGCTGAGCTTGAGGAAGAGTTGAAAACTGTGACCAACACCCTGAAGTCTCTGGAGGCCCAGGCTGAGAAG TACTCACAGAAGGAAGACAAATATGAAGAGGAGATCAAGGTCCTCACCGACAAGCTGAAGGAg GCTGAGACTCGTGCTGAGTTTGCCGAGAGATCAGTAGCCAAGCTTGAGAAGACCATTGATGACCTGGAAg ATGAGTTGTATTCCCAGAAACTCAAGTACAAAGCTATCAGCGAGGAGCTGGACCACGCCCTCAACGACATGACTTCAAT ATAA
- the tpm1 gene encoding tropomyosin alpha-1 chain isoform X10, translated as MDAIKKKMQMLKLDKENALDRAEQAESDKKAAEDRSKQLEDDLVALQKKLKGTEDELDKYSEALKDAQEKLELAEKKAADAEGDVASLNRRIQLVEEELDRAQERLATALQKLEEAEKAADESERGMKVIENRALKDEEKMEIQEIQLKEAKHIAEEADRKYEEVARKLVIVEGELERTEERAELSEGCVRRLQEELNVLDQNYKSLKSADEKYSQKEDKYEEEIKVLTDKLKEAETRAEFAERSVAKLEKTIDDLEEKLSHAKEENLDMNQMLEQTLMELNNM; from the exons ATGGATGCCATTAAGAAGAAGATGCAGATGCTCAAGCTCGACAAGGAGAACGCCTTGGACAGAGCTGAGCAGGCTGAATCCGATAAGAAAGCAGCAGAGGACAGGAGCAAGCAG CTCGAGGATGATTTGGTAGCTCTGCAGAAGAAACTGAAGGGCACTGAGGATGAGTTGGACAAGTATTCCGAGGCTCTTAAAGATGCCCAGGAGAAACTGGAGCTGGCTGAGAAGAAGGCCGCAGAT GCTGAGGGTGATGTAGCCTCTCTTAACAGACGTATCCAGCTGGTTGAGGAGGAGTTGGATCGTGCTCAGGAGCGTCTTGCCACTGCCCTGCAGAAGCTGGAGGAGGCTGAGAAGGCTGCAGATGAGAGCGAGAG AGGCATGAAGGTCATTGAGAACAGGGCCCTGAAGGATGAGGAGAAGATGGAAATCCAGGAAATCCAGCTTAAAGAGGCCAAGCACATTGCTGAGGAAGCTGACCGCAAATACGAGGAG gtggcCCGTAAGCTGGTGATTGTTGAGGGTGAGCTGGAGCGTACAGAGGAGCGTGCTGAGCTGTCTGAGGG ATGCGTGCGGCGATTACAGGAAGAGCTCAATGTGCTGGACCAAAACTATAAGTCATTAAAATCAGCAGATGAGAAG TACTCACAGAAGGAAGACAAATATGAAGAGGAGATCAAGGTCCTCACCGACAAGCTGAAGGAg GCTGAGACTCGTGCTGAGTTTGCCGAGAGATCAGTAGCCAAGCTTGAGAAGACCATTGATGACCTGGAAg
- the tpm1 gene encoding tropomyosin alpha-1 chain isoform X8: protein MDAIKKKMQMLKLDKENALDRAEQAESDKKAAEDRSKQLDDDLREMEKKLRIAEDERDKVFEELQTAEEKLLTAEEVATKLEDDLVALQKKLKGTEDELDKYSEALKDAQEKLELAEKKAADAEGDVASLNRRIQLVEEELDRAQERLATALQKLEEAEKAADESERGMKVIENRALKDEEKMEIQEIQLKEAKHIAEEADRKYEEVARKLVIVEGELERTEERAELSEGKCAELEEELKTVTNTLKSLEAQAEKYSQKEDKYEEEIKVLTDKLKEAETRAEFAERSVAKLEKTIDDLEDELYSQKLKYKAISEELDHALNDMTSM from the exons ATGGATGCCATTAAGAAGAAGATGCAGATGCTCAAGCTCGACAAGGAGAACGCCTTGGACAGAGCTGAGCAGGCTGAATCCGATAAGAAAGCAGCAGAGGACAGGAGCAAGCAG CTGGACGATGATTTaagagaaatggaaaagaaattgCGCATAGCTGAGGACGAGCGCGACAAAGTGTTTGAGGAGCTCCAAACTGCCGAGGAAAAGCTGCTGACCGCTGAGGAGGTCGCCACAAAG CTCGAGGATGATTTGGTAGCTCTGCAGAAGAAACTGAAGGGCACTGAGGATGAGTTGGACAAGTATTCCGAGGCTCTTAAAGATGCCCAGGAGAAACTGGAGCTGGCTGAGAAGAAGGCCGCAGAT GCTGAGGGTGATGTAGCCTCTCTTAACAGACGTATCCAGCTGGTTGAGGAGGAGTTGGATCGTGCTCAGGAGCGTCTTGCCACTGCCCTGCAGAAGCTGGAGGAGGCTGAGAAGGCTGCAGATGAGAGCGAGAG AGGCATGAAGGTCATTGAGAACAGGGCCCTGAAGGATGAGGAGAAGATGGAAATCCAGGAAATCCAGCTTAAAGAGGCCAAGCACATTGCTGAGGAAGCTGACCGCAAATACGAGGAG gtggcCCGTAAGCTGGTGATTGTTGAGGGTGAGCTGGAGCGTACAGAGGAGCGTGCTGAGCTGTCTGAGGG CAAATGTGCTGAGCTTGAGGAAGAGTTGAAAACTGTGACCAACACCCTGAAGTCTCTGGAGGCCCAGGCTGAGAAG TACTCACAGAAGGAAGACAAATATGAAGAGGAGATCAAGGTCCTCACCGACAAGCTGAAGGAg GCTGAGACTCGTGCTGAGTTTGCCGAGAGATCAGTAGCCAAGCTTGAGAAGACCATTGATGACCTGGAAg ATGAGTTGTATTCCCAGAAACTCAAGTACAAAGCTATCAGCGAGGAGCTGGACCACGCCCTCAACGACATGACTTCAATGTAA
- the tpm1 gene encoding tropomyosin alpha-1 chain isoform X9, whose translation MDAIKKKMQMLKLDKENALDRAEQAESDKKAAEDRSKQLDDDLREMEKKLRIAEDERDKVFEELQTAEEKLLTAEEVATKLEDDLVALQKKLKGTEDELDKYSEALKDAQEKLELAEKKAADAEGDVASLNRRIQLVEEELDRAQERLATALQKLEEAEKAADESERGMKVIENRALKDEEKMEIQEIQLKEAKHIAEEADRKYEEVARKLVIVEGELERTEERAELSEGCVRRLQEELNVLDQNYKSLKSADEKYSQKEDKYEEEIKVLTDKLKEAETRAEFAERSVAKLEKTIDDLEDELYSQKLKYKAISEELDHALNDMTSM comes from the exons ATGGATGCCATTAAGAAGAAGATGCAGATGCTCAAGCTCGACAAGGAGAACGCCTTGGACAGAGCTGAGCAGGCTGAATCCGATAAGAAAGCAGCAGAGGACAGGAGCAAGCAG CTGGACGATGATTTaagagaaatggaaaagaaattgCGCATAGCTGAGGACGAGCGCGACAAAGTGTTTGAGGAGCTCCAAACTGCCGAGGAAAAGCTGCTGACCGCTGAGGAGGTCGCCACAAAG CTCGAGGATGATTTGGTAGCTCTGCAGAAGAAACTGAAGGGCACTGAGGATGAGTTGGACAAGTATTCCGAGGCTCTTAAAGATGCCCAGGAGAAACTGGAGCTGGCTGAGAAGAAGGCCGCAGAT GCTGAGGGTGATGTAGCCTCTCTTAACAGACGTATCCAGCTGGTTGAGGAGGAGTTGGATCGTGCTCAGGAGCGTCTTGCCACTGCCCTGCAGAAGCTGGAGGAGGCTGAGAAGGCTGCAGATGAGAGCGAGAG AGGCATGAAGGTCATTGAGAACAGGGCCCTGAAGGATGAGGAGAAGATGGAAATCCAGGAAATCCAGCTTAAAGAGGCCAAGCACATTGCTGAGGAAGCTGACCGCAAATACGAGGAG gtggcCCGTAAGCTGGTGATTGTTGAGGGTGAGCTGGAGCGTACAGAGGAGCGTGCTGAGCTGTCTGAGGG ATGCGTGCGGCGATTACAGGAAGAGCTCAATGTGCTGGACCAAAACTATAAGTCATTAAAATCAGCAGATGAGAAG TACTCACAGAAGGAAGACAAATATGAAGAGGAGATCAAGGTCCTCACCGACAAGCTGAAGGAg GCTGAGACTCGTGCTGAGTTTGCCGAGAGATCAGTAGCCAAGCTTGAGAAGACCATTGATGACCTGGAAg ATGAGTTGTATTCCCAGAAACTCAAGTACAAAGCTATCAGCGAGGAGCTGGACCACGCCCTCAACGACATGACTTCAATGTAA
- the tpm1 gene encoding tropomyosin alpha-1 chain isoform X13 yields MDAIKKKMQMLKLDKENALDRAEQAESDKKAAEDRSKQLDDDLREMEKKLRIAEDERDKVFEELQTAEEKLLTAEEVATKAEGDVASLNRRIQLVEEELDRAQERLATALQKLEEAEKAADESERGMKVIENRALKDEEKMEIQEIQLKEAKHIAEEADRKYEEVARKLVIVEGELERTEERAELSEGCVRRLQEELNVLDQNYKSLKSADEKYSQKEDKYEEEIKVLTDKLKEAETRAEFAERSVAKLEKTIDDLEDELYSQKLKYKAISEELDHALNDMTSM; encoded by the exons ATGGATGCCATTAAGAAGAAGATGCAGATGCTCAAGCTCGACAAGGAGAACGCCTTGGACAGAGCTGAGCAGGCTGAATCCGATAAGAAAGCAGCAGAGGACAGGAGCAAGCAG CTGGACGATGATTTaagagaaatggaaaagaaattgCGCATAGCTGAGGACGAGCGCGACAAAGTGTTTGAGGAGCTCCAAACTGCCGAGGAAAAGCTGCTGACCGCTGAGGAGGTCGCCACAAAG GCTGAGGGTGATGTAGCCTCTCTTAACAGACGTATCCAGCTGGTTGAGGAGGAGTTGGATCGTGCTCAGGAGCGTCTTGCCACTGCCCTGCAGAAGCTGGAGGAGGCTGAGAAGGCTGCAGATGAGAGCGAGAG AGGCATGAAGGTCATTGAGAACAGGGCCCTGAAGGATGAGGAGAAGATGGAAATCCAGGAAATCCAGCTTAAAGAGGCCAAGCACATTGCTGAGGAAGCTGACCGCAAATACGAGGAG gtggcCCGTAAGCTGGTGATTGTTGAGGGTGAGCTGGAGCGTACAGAGGAGCGTGCTGAGCTGTCTGAGGG ATGCGTGCGGCGATTACAGGAAGAGCTCAATGTGCTGGACCAAAACTATAAGTCATTAAAATCAGCAGATGAGAAG TACTCACAGAAGGAAGACAAATATGAAGAGGAGATCAAGGTCCTCACCGACAAGCTGAAGGAg GCTGAGACTCGTGCTGAGTTTGCCGAGAGATCAGTAGCCAAGCTTGAGAAGACCATTGATGACCTGGAAg ATGAGTTGTATTCCCAGAAACTCAAGTACAAAGCTATCAGCGAGGAGCTGGACCACGCCCTCAACGACATGACTTCAATGTAA
- the tpm1 gene encoding tropomyosin alpha-1 chain isoform X4 has protein sequence MDAIKKKMQMLKLDKENALDRAEQAESDKKAAEDRSKQLDDDLREMEKKLRIAEDERDKVFEELQTAEEKLLTAEEVATKAEGDVASLNRRIQLVEEELDRAQERLATALQKLEEAEKAADESERGMKVIENRALKDEEKMEIQEIQLKEAKHIAEEADRKYEEVARKLVIVEGELERTEERAELSEGKCAELEEELKTVTNTLKSLEAQAEKYSQKEDKYEEEIKVLTDKLKEAETRAEFAERSVAKLEKTIDDLEEKLSHAKEENLDMNQMLEQTLMELNNM, from the exons ATGGATGCCATTAAGAAGAAGATGCAGATGCTCAAGCTCGACAAGGAGAACGCCTTGGACAGAGCTGAGCAGGCTGAATCCGATAAGAAAGCAGCAGAGGACAGGAGCAAGCAG CTGGACGATGATTTaagagaaatggaaaagaaattgCGCATAGCTGAGGACGAGCGCGACAAAGTGTTTGAGGAGCTCCAAACTGCCGAGGAAAAGCTGCTGACCGCTGAGGAGGTCGCCACAAAG GCTGAGGGTGATGTAGCCTCTCTTAACAGACGTATCCAGCTGGTTGAGGAGGAGTTGGATCGTGCTCAGGAGCGTCTTGCCACTGCCCTGCAGAAGCTGGAGGAGGCTGAGAAGGCTGCAGATGAGAGCGAGAG AGGCATGAAGGTCATTGAGAACAGGGCCCTGAAGGATGAGGAGAAGATGGAAATCCAGGAAATCCAGCTTAAAGAGGCCAAGCACATTGCTGAGGAAGCTGACCGCAAATACGAGGAG gtggcCCGTAAGCTGGTGATTGTTGAGGGTGAGCTGGAGCGTACAGAGGAGCGTGCTGAGCTGTCTGAGGG CAAATGTGCTGAGCTTGAGGAAGAGTTGAAAACTGTGACCAACACCCTGAAGTCTCTGGAGGCCCAGGCTGAGAAG TACTCACAGAAGGAAGACAAATATGAAGAGGAGATCAAGGTCCTCACCGACAAGCTGAAGGAg GCTGAGACTCGTGCTGAGTTTGCCGAGAGATCAGTAGCCAAGCTTGAGAAGACCATTGATGACCTGGAAg
- the tpm1 gene encoding tropomyosin alpha-1 chain isoform X1 yields the protein MDAIKKKMQMLKLDKENALDRAEQAESDKKAAEDRSKQLEDDLVALQKKLKGTEDELDKYSEALKDAQEKLELAEKKAADAEGDVASLNRRIQLVEEELDRAQERLATALQKLEEAEKAADESERGMKVIENRALKDEEKMEIQEIQLKEAKHIAEEADRKYEEVARKLVIVEGELERTEERAELSEGKCAELEEELKTVTNTLKSLEAQAEKYSQKEDKYEEEIKVLTDKLKEAETRAEFAERSVAKLEKTIDDLEDELYSQKLKYKAISEELDHALNDMTSI from the exons ATGGATGCCATTAAGAAGAAGATGCAGATGCTCAAGCTCGACAAGGAGAACGCCTTGGACAGAGCTGAGCAGGCTGAATCCGATAAGAAAGCAGCAGAGGACAGGAGCAAGCAG CTCGAGGATGATTTGGTAGCTCTGCAGAAGAAACTGAAGGGCACTGAGGATGAGTTGGACAAGTATTCCGAGGCTCTTAAAGATGCCCAGGAGAAACTGGAGCTGGCTGAGAAGAAGGCCGCAGAT GCTGAGGGTGATGTAGCCTCTCTTAACAGACGTATCCAGCTGGTTGAGGAGGAGTTGGATCGTGCTCAGGAGCGTCTTGCCACTGCCCTGCAGAAGCTGGAGGAGGCTGAGAAGGCTGCAGATGAGAGCGAGAG AGGCATGAAGGTCATTGAGAACAGGGCCCTGAAGGATGAGGAGAAGATGGAAATCCAGGAAATCCAGCTTAAAGAGGCCAAGCACATTGCTGAGGAAGCTGACCGCAAATACGAGGAG gtggcCCGTAAGCTGGTGATTGTTGAGGGTGAGCTGGAGCGTACAGAGGAGCGTGCTGAGCTGTCTGAGGG CAAATGTGCTGAGCTTGAGGAAGAGTTGAAAACTGTGACCAACACCCTGAAGTCTCTGGAGGCCCAGGCTGAGAAG TACTCACAGAAGGAAGACAAATATGAAGAGGAGATCAAGGTCCTCACCGACAAGCTGAAGGAg GCTGAGACTCGTGCTGAGTTTGCCGAGAGATCAGTAGCCAAGCTTGAGAAGACCATTGATGACCTGGAAg ATGAGTTGTATTCCCAGAAACTCAAGTACAAAGCTATCAGCGAGGAGCTGGACCACGCCCTCAACGACATGACTTCAAT ATAA
- the tpm1 gene encoding tropomyosin alpha-1 chain isoform X12, translating to MDAIKKKMQMLKLDKENALDRAEQAESDKKAAEDRSKQLDDDLREMEKKLRIAEDERDKVFEELQTAEEKLLTAEEVATKAEGDVASLNRRIQLVEEELDRAQERLATALQKLEEAEKAADESERGMKVIENRALKDEEKMEIQEIQLKEAKHIAEEADRKYEEVARKLVIVEGELERTEERAELSEGCVRRLQEELNVLDQNYKSLKSADEKYSQKEDKYEEEIKVLTDKLKEAETRAEFAERSVAKLEKTIDDLEEKLSHAKEENLDMNQMLEQTLMELNNM from the exons ATGGATGCCATTAAGAAGAAGATGCAGATGCTCAAGCTCGACAAGGAGAACGCCTTGGACAGAGCTGAGCAGGCTGAATCCGATAAGAAAGCAGCAGAGGACAGGAGCAAGCAG CTGGACGATGATTTaagagaaatggaaaagaaattgCGCATAGCTGAGGACGAGCGCGACAAAGTGTTTGAGGAGCTCCAAACTGCCGAGGAAAAGCTGCTGACCGCTGAGGAGGTCGCCACAAAG GCTGAGGGTGATGTAGCCTCTCTTAACAGACGTATCCAGCTGGTTGAGGAGGAGTTGGATCGTGCTCAGGAGCGTCTTGCCACTGCCCTGCAGAAGCTGGAGGAGGCTGAGAAGGCTGCAGATGAGAGCGAGAG AGGCATGAAGGTCATTGAGAACAGGGCCCTGAAGGATGAGGAGAAGATGGAAATCCAGGAAATCCAGCTTAAAGAGGCCAAGCACATTGCTGAGGAAGCTGACCGCAAATACGAGGAG gtggcCCGTAAGCTGGTGATTGTTGAGGGTGAGCTGGAGCGTACAGAGGAGCGTGCTGAGCTGTCTGAGGG ATGCGTGCGGCGATTACAGGAAGAGCTCAATGTGCTGGACCAAAACTATAAGTCATTAAAATCAGCAGATGAGAAG TACTCACAGAAGGAAGACAAATATGAAGAGGAGATCAAGGTCCTCACCGACAAGCTGAAGGAg GCTGAGACTCGTGCTGAGTTTGCCGAGAGATCAGTAGCCAAGCTTGAGAAGACCATTGATGACCTGGAAg
- the tpm1 gene encoding tropomyosin alpha-1 chain isoform X2, with amino-acid sequence MDAIKKKMQMLKLDKENALDRAEQAESDKKAAEDRSKQLEDDLVALQKKLKGTEDELDKYSEALKDAQEKLELAEKKAADAEGDVASLNRRIQLVEEELDRAQERLATALQKLEEAEKAADESERGMKVIENRALKDEEKMEIQEIQLKEAKHIAEEADRKYEEVARKLVIVEGELERTEERAELSEGKCAELEEELKTVTNTLKSLEAQAEKYSQKEDKYEEEIKVLTDKLKEAETRAEFAERSVAKLEKTIDDLEEKLSHAKEENLDMNQMLEQTLMELNNM; translated from the exons ATGGATGCCATTAAGAAGAAGATGCAGATGCTCAAGCTCGACAAGGAGAACGCCTTGGACAGAGCTGAGCAGGCTGAATCCGATAAGAAAGCAGCAGAGGACAGGAGCAAGCAG CTCGAGGATGATTTGGTAGCTCTGCAGAAGAAACTGAAGGGCACTGAGGATGAGTTGGACAAGTATTCCGAGGCTCTTAAAGATGCCCAGGAGAAACTGGAGCTGGCTGAGAAGAAGGCCGCAGAT GCTGAGGGTGATGTAGCCTCTCTTAACAGACGTATCCAGCTGGTTGAGGAGGAGTTGGATCGTGCTCAGGAGCGTCTTGCCACTGCCCTGCAGAAGCTGGAGGAGGCTGAGAAGGCTGCAGATGAGAGCGAGAG AGGCATGAAGGTCATTGAGAACAGGGCCCTGAAGGATGAGGAGAAGATGGAAATCCAGGAAATCCAGCTTAAAGAGGCCAAGCACATTGCTGAGGAAGCTGACCGCAAATACGAGGAG gtggcCCGTAAGCTGGTGATTGTTGAGGGTGAGCTGGAGCGTACAGAGGAGCGTGCTGAGCTGTCTGAGGG CAAATGTGCTGAGCTTGAGGAAGAGTTGAAAACTGTGACCAACACCCTGAAGTCTCTGGAGGCCCAGGCTGAGAAG TACTCACAGAAGGAAGACAAATATGAAGAGGAGATCAAGGTCCTCACCGACAAGCTGAAGGAg GCTGAGACTCGTGCTGAGTTTGCCGAGAGATCAGTAGCCAAGCTTGAGAAGACCATTGATGACCTGGAAg
- the tpm1 gene encoding tropomyosin alpha-1 chain isoform X15, with the protein MAGLTSLEAVKRKIKLLQEQADGAEERAEKLQKQLVVERKAREAAEGDVASLNRRIQLVEEELDRAQERLATALQKLEEAEKAADESERGMKVIENRALKDEEKMEIQEIQLKEAKHIAEEADRKYEEVARKLVIVEGELERTEERAELSEGCVRRLQEELNVLDQNYKSLKSADEKYSQKEDKYEEEIKVLTDKLKEAETRAEFAERSVAKLEKTIDDLEDELYSQKLKYKAISEELDHALNDMTSM; encoded by the exons ATGGCCGGATTAACCTCGTTGGAAGCCGTGAAGCGGAAAATAAAATTGTTGCAAGAGCAGGCAGACGGCGCTGAAGAGAGAGCGGAGAAACTGCAAAAGCAATTGGTTGTGGAGAGAAAAGCCAGAGAAGCG GCTGAGGGTGATGTAGCCTCTCTTAACAGACGTATCCAGCTGGTTGAGGAGGAGTTGGATCGTGCTCAGGAGCGTCTTGCCACTGCCCTGCAGAAGCTGGAGGAGGCTGAGAAGGCTGCAGATGAGAGCGAGAG AGGCATGAAGGTCATTGAGAACAGGGCCCTGAAGGATGAGGAGAAGATGGAAATCCAGGAAATCCAGCTTAAAGAGGCCAAGCACATTGCTGAGGAAGCTGACCGCAAATACGAGGAG gtggcCCGTAAGCTGGTGATTGTTGAGGGTGAGCTGGAGCGTACAGAGGAGCGTGCTGAGCTGTCTGAGGG ATGCGTGCGGCGATTACAGGAAGAGCTCAATGTGCTGGACCAAAACTATAAGTCATTAAAATCAGCAGATGAGAAG TACTCACAGAAGGAAGACAAATATGAAGAGGAGATCAAGGTCCTCACCGACAAGCTGAAGGAg GCTGAGACTCGTGCTGAGTTTGCCGAGAGATCAGTAGCCAAGCTTGAGAAGACCATTGATGACCTGGAAg ATGAGTTGTATTCCCAGAAACTCAAGTACAAAGCTATCAGCGAGGAGCTGGACCACGCCCTCAACGACATGACTTCAATGTAA
- the tpm1 gene encoding tropomyosin alpha-1 chain isoform X11: MDAIKKKMQMLKLDKENALDRAEQAESDKKAAEDRSKQLEDDLVALQKKLKGTEDELDKYSEALKDAQEKLELAEKKAADAEGDVASLNRRIQLVEEELDRAQERLATALQKLEEAEKAADESERGMKVIENRALKDEEKMEIQEIQLKEAKHIAEEADRKYEEVARKLVIVEGELERTEERAELSEGCVRRLQEELNVLDQNYKSLKSADEKYSQKEDKYEEEIKVLTDKLKEAETRAEFAERSVAKLEKTIDDLEDELYSQKLKYKAISEELDHALNDMTSM, translated from the exons ATGGATGCCATTAAGAAGAAGATGCAGATGCTCAAGCTCGACAAGGAGAACGCCTTGGACAGAGCTGAGCAGGCTGAATCCGATAAGAAAGCAGCAGAGGACAGGAGCAAGCAG CTCGAGGATGATTTGGTAGCTCTGCAGAAGAAACTGAAGGGCACTGAGGATGAGTTGGACAAGTATTCCGAGGCTCTTAAAGATGCCCAGGAGAAACTGGAGCTGGCTGAGAAGAAGGCCGCAGAT GCTGAGGGTGATGTAGCCTCTCTTAACAGACGTATCCAGCTGGTTGAGGAGGAGTTGGATCGTGCTCAGGAGCGTCTTGCCACTGCCCTGCAGAAGCTGGAGGAGGCTGAGAAGGCTGCAGATGAGAGCGAGAG AGGCATGAAGGTCATTGAGAACAGGGCCCTGAAGGATGAGGAGAAGATGGAAATCCAGGAAATCCAGCTTAAAGAGGCCAAGCACATTGCTGAGGAAGCTGACCGCAAATACGAGGAG gtggcCCGTAAGCTGGTGATTGTTGAGGGTGAGCTGGAGCGTACAGAGGAGCGTGCTGAGCTGTCTGAGGG ATGCGTGCGGCGATTACAGGAAGAGCTCAATGTGCTGGACCAAAACTATAAGTCATTAAAATCAGCAGATGAGAAG TACTCACAGAAGGAAGACAAATATGAAGAGGAGATCAAGGTCCTCACCGACAAGCTGAAGGAg GCTGAGACTCGTGCTGAGTTTGCCGAGAGATCAGTAGCCAAGCTTGAGAAGACCATTGATGACCTGGAAg ATGAGTTGTATTCCCAGAAACTCAAGTACAAAGCTATCAGCGAGGAGCTGGACCACGCCCTCAACGACATGACTTCAATGTAA